Proteins encoded within one genomic window of Plasmodium cynomolgi strain B DNA, chromosome 11, whole genome shotgun sequence:
- a CDS encoding hypothetical protein (putative) yields MKGMVFYITAMCILLCKCAVGGDGRVVNRSPRATVMYVKVVSTCRLRKSAHKSAQNNTQSNTQNNTQKSTQKNELKNEDYRSALCYNVHLPSSLNISSVNLDDGVLEIGNLPLSSYNIVSVDYGYSFMGLCVRCKNKYIYEKITARHKHLIYNKEFDVPLKENVILFYAQYFNGYIYNFFSFFHYLFECIYNSNVIVLIGCNGPHMNMLASDMGRHLCYFMNEVNGERKPPLGNSTRRIPFEVKNELITFKNSNIYKKQQNHFVEKHCIMSNKENPNMENKTDTYLNFSLKNMVTKVKDQNNTLFSKFYNKNCAGRKDALSACYLLDYFCNYYESSGSFFLLPSRNVNYVYHVKK; encoded by the exons ATGAAAGGGATGGTCTTCTATATCACGGCGATGTGTATCCTTTTGTGCAAATGTGCAGTTGGAGGCGATGGAAGGGTCGTAAACAGGAGCCCACGCGCCACGGTGATGTATGTAAAAGTCGTTTCTACTTGTCGACTCAGGAAAAGTGCGCATAAAAGTGCGCAAAACAATACGCAAAGTAATACGCAAAACAACACGCAAAAaagtacgcaaaaaaatgagcttaaaaatgaagactaTAGAAGCGCGCTTTGCTATAATGTGCACCTCCCAAGCAGTTTAAATATTTCGAGTGTAAACTTGGACGACGGCGTCCTCGAAATTGGGAACCTTCCGCTTAGCAGCTACAACATCGTGTCAGTTGACTACGGTTATAGTTTCATGG GCCTGTGTGTGCGATGTAagaacaaatatatatacgagAAAATCACCGCAAGACATAAGCATTTAATTTACAACAAGGAGTTTGACGTACCCCTCAAGGAAAATGTCATTCTGTTTTATGCCCAGTACTTTAATGGctacatttataattttttttcctttttccattACCTGTTCGAATGCATATATAACAGCAATGTGATCGTTCTCATCGGATGCAACGG ACCACACATGAACATGCTGGCAAGCGATATGGGCAGACACCTGTGCTATTTTATGAACGAGGTGAATGGCGAGAGAAAACCTCCCCTGGGGAACAGCACAAGAAGAATTCCCTTCGAAGTGAAAAACGAATTAATCACATTCAAAAATAgcaatatttataaaaaacaacaaaatcaTTTTGTGGAAAAACATTGTATCATGTCGAACAAAGAAAATCCAAACatggaaaacaaaacggaTACTTATTTAAACttctcattaaaaaatatggtgaCCAAAGTGAAGGATCAAAATAAtactttattttcaaaattttacaacAAAAATTGTGCAGGCAGAAAGGATGCCTTATCTGCTTGCTATCTGCTGGACTACTTTTGTAACTACTATGAGAGTAGTGGCAgcttttttctgttgccCTCCAGGAATGTCAATTATGTATACCATGTAAAGAAGTGA